The genomic DNA GACGCCGCCATGGACCGCGAGCCCCACGCGAAGTACCCCCCGATCGAACCGTACGACCAGGGCATGCTCGATGTCGGTGACGGCAATCTCGTGCACTGGGAGGTCTGCGGCAACCCGGAGGGCAAGCCCGCGCTCGTCGTCCACGGCGGCCCGGGGTCGGGGTGCGGCGCGCACACCCGGCAGTACTTCGACCCGGACCGGTACCGCGTCGTCCTCTTCGACCAGCGGGGCTGCGGCCGGTCGACCCCGCACGCGAGCGACCCTGCCGCCGACATGCGGCACAACACCACCGCCCACCTCATCGCCGACATGGAGCGGCTGCGTGTCCGTCTCGGGATCGAGAAGTGGCTGCTGTACGGGGGGTCCTGGGGGTCGACGCTGATCCTGGCGTACGCCGAGGAACATCCGGAGCGGGTCTCCGAGATCGTGATCCCGGCCGTCACGACGACCCGGCGCAGTGAGATCGACTGGCTGTACCGGGGCGTCGGGAAGATCTTTCCGGAGGCCTGGGACCTGTTCCGGGCGGGCGTCCCGGAGGCCGCCGGGGACGACGGTCTGGTGGCCGCGTACGCCCGGCGGATGGAGAGCACGGACGCTGCGGTACGGGCGAAGGCCACGGCCGACTGGTGTGCCTGGGAGGACGCGGTGCTCTCCCAGGAGACGTACTCGGGGCCGCCCCCCTACAGCGGCCGGCCGGGCAGGGCTCAGCAGGCGCTGGTACGGATCTGTTCGCACTACTTCTCGCACGGCGCCTGGCTGGAGGAAGGGCAGCTGATCCGGAACGCCGGGCGGCTGGCGGGCATCCCGGGTGTGCTGGTGCACGGCCGGTTCGACCTCGGCGGCCCGCTGATCACCGCGTGGGAGCTGGCGAAGGCATGGCCGGACGCGGAGCTGACCGTGATCGACGGGGCTGGGCATCTGGGCGGGCCGGCGACCACCCGGGCGGTCCTGGAGGCGCTGGACCGGTTCGCCGCGCGGTAGTGGACCGGGGGCGGCGCGACACGGGGGCGGTCCTGTCGGCCGGACAGAGCAATGGCATGCTGTGCAGCCCGCCGCAATGCGGTGGATCTTGCTCCTCTCGTCGGAATTCCCGTGGCGTTCCCCCAACGTGCCCCCGAGCCGACGGAACCTGACTGTCCCACCACTCTCCCAAGGGATACGACTTGAGATCGCGGCGAAGACTCTGGGCCACGGCTGCTGTTGCGACGACGGCGGTGGCCGGTGTCCTGGTGTTCCAGGGCATGACCGGAAATTCCGACGACAGTGCCGACAGCAAGGCAGGTCCGGTCCGGGCCGAGGTGCGCGAGGCGGCGCTGAAGGTGTCCGCCGACGGCAGTTCCGCGACGCTCGGCAGGCGGGACACCGCTCCGTTCAGCATGCTCGGCGTCACCTGGACCGACCCGGCGGCCAAGGTGTCCGGATCCGTCGAGGTGAGGACCCGGTCCGCCGCCGACGGGAACTGGACGTCCTGGCTGCCCCTCGAAACCGACCTGGACGGGCGTACGGAGACCGGCCGGTCCGGTGTCCGCGGGGCCACCGAGCCGCGCTGGGTCGGGCCGTCGAACGGTGTCGAGGTACGAGTGACGGCGGGGGACAAGATCTCCGCCAAGCTCCCGGCGGGCCTGCGGCTGGACACCGTCGCCCCCGGAAGGACCCCCGGCAAGGACTCCGGCGACGGAACCGCGCTGAACGCGGACCCGGCCGCCTTCGTCGCCGCGGACGAGAATCCGGCGGACCCGTCGGCCGACCCGTCCACCGACCCGTCGGTCCCCGGCGACTCCCCCACGCCCGAGGCGTCCGACGCCTCGTCACCGGCCGCCGAGCCCACGGTGTCCGAGCCTTCGCCGTCCACGTCGGTGTCGCAGAGCCCCACCGTCACGGAGAGCGGCACACCCACGTCGGGCGTGAGCACCTCGCCGTCCGCGACGCTGCCGGTCGCACCGCCGTCCACCGTGCCCCGGCCGCCGATCACGTCCCGCGCGGGCTGGGGCGCCGACGAGTCGATCAGCCCGGAGGCACCGGAGTACAACGACACGGTCAAGGCCGTCTTCGTCCACCACACCGCGGGGACCAACGACTACTCCTGCACCGACTCCGCCGCCGTCGTCCGCAGCCTGTACGCGTACCACGTACAGAGCAACGGCTGGAAGGACATCGGCTACAACTTCGTGGTCGACAAGTGCGGGACGGTCTTCGAGGGCCGTAAGGGCGGCGTGGACCGGCCCGTCCTCGGCGCACACACCTACGGCTTCAACCGGGAGTCGGCCGGTATCGCGGTCATCGGCACCTACACAGGCGCCGGCGCGCCGACCGCGGCGCTCACCTCGGTCGCTCGGGTGGCCGCGTGGAAGCTCGGCCAGTACAAGGTCGACCCGGCGGGCACCACGATGCTCACCGCCGGCGCCGACGGCAACAACTACGCCGGGACGAAGTTCGTCTCGGGAACGCAGTACTCGTTCAAAACGATCTCCGGCCACCGCGACGGCTACAACACCGAGTGCCCCGGCACCAAGCTGTACGGCCAACTGCCGACCATCCGCAGCAACGCGGCCGGGCCCGTCACCGGACTGATCGTCAAATCCGTGACCGGCGCCGGCCTGTCCGGCACGACGTACTACACCAAGTCGGCGATCACCGTGGGCTGGACGGCGACCACGCCGAACGCCCTGATCTCCAAGTACGAGCTGCTGGTCGACGGCAAGAGTGTCGCCACGGCCGGGTCCACCGCCACCTCGGCGAAGGCCACGCTCGGTGCCGGCACCCACAAGATCCAGGTCCGGGCCACGCACCAGTCGGGGAAGACGGCCACGTCCGCGGCCGCGACCGTGATCGCCGATCAGACGGCTCCCACGTTCACCACCAAGCCGAACCTCGCCCTGCGCACCGGCACGGTGAACACCACCGCCGTCCCGCTCACCCTGAAGTGGAAGGCGGCCGACGCCGCGTCCCTGAAGGAGGTCCGGCTGACCGCCCCGGTCGCCAAGACCTACGGGCCGACCACCACGAGCGCCTCGCACACCGCCAAGTCCGGCGTGGCGACCGCCTGGTCCATGACCGCGTACGACCTGGCGGGCAACACCGCGGCCGCCTCCGTCTCCGGCACCCCGGTCATCCTCCAGGAGACCTCGGCCACGAAGACCGGCACCTGGACGTCGAAGTCGTCGTCCAGCTACCTCGGCGGCAAGTCGTACTCCAGCTCGTCCAAGGGCGCGAGCCTGACCTGGACGTTCACCGGCAGGTCGGCCGCCTGGGTGGTCTCGCGCGCCAGTACGTCCGGCCAGGCGTACGTCTACGTCGACGGCACGAAGGTGGCGACGGTCGACCTGAAGTCGTCCACCACCAAGTACCGCGACGCGCTCTGGACGAAGAGCTGGTCCACGAGCGCCAAGCACACGGTCAAGATCGTCGTCGTCGCCACCTCGGGACGGCCGACGATCACCACCGACGGCCTGGTCTACCTCAAGTAGCCGCCACGCACGATGACCTGAGCCCGGCTCCGCGCGCTTGTGCCGCAGAGCCGGGCTCAGGTGTTCACGGAGGGGTGCCCCCACTCACCAGGCGAAGGCCTCCGGCGACGGGCCGGTGCCCGGGAAGATCTCGTCCAGGCCTGCCAGCACCTCGTCCGACAGCTCCAGGTCCACGGCGCGCACCGCCGAGTCCAGCTGCTCACGCGTACGCGGGCCGGAGATCGGACCCGTCACGCCCGGACGGGTCAGCAGCCAGGCCAGGCCCACCTCGCCGGGCTCCAGGCCGTGCTTCTCCAGCAGGTCCTCGTACGCCTGGATCTGCGCGCGCACCGTGGAGTCGGCGAGCGCGTCCGCGGACCGGCCGGACGTCGAACGGGCCCCGCCGCCCTCGCGCTCCTTGCGGATCACTCCGCCGAGCAGCCCGCCGTGCAGCGGGGACCACGGGATGACACCGAGGCCGTACTCCTGCGCGGCCGGGATGACCTCCATCTCGGCGCGACGTTCGGCGAGGTTGTAGAGGCACTGCTCGCTGACCAGGCCGTAGGAGCCGAGACGCTTCGCGGTCTCGTTGGTCTGGGCGATCTTCCAGCCGGCGAAGTTGGACGAGCCCGCGTAGAGGATCTTGCCCTGCTGGATCAGGACGTCGATGGCCTGCCAGATCTCCTCGACCGGGGTGGCGCGGTCGATGTGGTGGAACTGGTACAGGTCGATGTGGTCCGTCTGCAGCCGCTTGAGGCTGGCGTCGACGGCGCGCCTGATGTTGAGCGCGGAGAGCTTGTGGTGGTTGGGCCAGGCATCGCCCTCCGCGGCCATGTTCCCGTACACCTTGGTGGCGAGTACGACCTTGTCGCGGCGTTCACCGCCCTTGGCGAACCAGGTGCCGAGGATCTCCTCCGTGCGGCCCTTGTTCTCGCCCCAACCGTAGACATTGGCAGTGTCGAAAAAGTTGACGCCCGCGTCCAGCGCGGCGTCCATGATCGCGTGGCTGTCGGCCTCATTGGTCTGCGGGCCGAAGTTCATGGTGCCGAGGACAAGTCGGCTGACTTCGAGTCCGGTGCGTCCGAGCTGCGTGTACTTCATGGGTACCAACCCAACGCCTTCGAGTCCGCTCGAAGCAAGGGCTCGGCGGGCGGGCTCAGCGGGTTTCGAGATCCTCGAGGGTCGTTGTCAGCCAGCTCAGTTCCGCTTCGCTCGCCGCACGGGCGATCGTGAGAACGCCTCGTCGGAACGGGTCGTGGAAGGCCTCCAGGCCGAGCGGGCGCTCGCCCCCGGAGCCGTAGTCGTAGAAGAAACTGCTCGGCTCCTGAAGGAACGTCAGCCTGCGTCGCAGTACGTCCGCCTGCTCGGCGGGGGCCCGCAGGTGGCGGAGGAAGGCGAGGACGGTGAACCAGCGGTTCTCGTCGCTGATGTCCACGTCGTCGGCCTCGCGCAGCCGGCGGCGCAGCTCCTCGCGCCCTTCGTCCGTCAGGGTCAACGTGTGACGGGGTGCCGCCCTGCTTCCGGGCTCGGTCCGGCGGCCGAGCCACCCGGCGCGCTCCAGGCGCTTGATCGCCGGGTACAGCGTGCCGTCCGCGATCGGGCGGACATGGCCGGTGAGATGGGCGACGCGGCGCTTCAACTCGTAGCCGTGCAGCGGCTGCTCGTACAGAAATCCCAGGATGGCCAGTTCCAGCACCTGAGCATCCTCCCCTCTCGCGTCATACATCGGCACCGATATATGGTCTCGCCGATGGTTTCATGGCCGGAGGGGAGCGGGAGACATGCAGAACGCACAGGTGACTGCGGGCGGTGCGCGCATCCGGTGGGTGGAGATCCCGGGCAGCGACGGACGGACCCGCGTCTATCTGCATGGGCTCGGCGCCTCGTCCGGTCCGTACTTCACCGCGAGCGCCGTCCATCCGCTCCTCGCCGACAGCCGTTCGCTGCTCATGGACATGCTCGGCTTCGGCATCAGTGACCGGCCCACGGACTTCGACTACACGCTCGAGGCGCACGCCGACGCGATCGCCGTCGCACTCAGGGCCGCCGATGCGTACGCGACGGACGTCGTGGCACACAGCATGGGCGGTTCGGTGGCCATCGTGCTCGCGGCACGCCACCCGGAGCTGGTGGCGCGGCTCGTCCTGATCGACGCCAACCTCGACCCGGTCGCACCCGATCGGCAGCGGCCCGGCAGCAGCGGCATCGCCGCGTACACGGAGGAGGAGTTCCTCGGTCAGGGCATGGCCGAGGTGCGCGACCGGGTGGGACCCCACTGGTGGTCGACGATGCGGCTCTCGGGCCCGGAGGCGCTGTACCGCAGTGCCGTGCACCTCGCGCGCGGAACGACGCCCACGATGCGCGAGCAGCTGCTGGAGCTCAAGATTCCGCGCACTTACCTGCGGCCGGAGGGCGACGGGCCGCTGCCCGACGAGGACGGTCTGGTCGAGGGCGGGGTGCGGGTCGTGCCCGTCCCGGGGTGCGAGCACAACATCATGCTGGACAACCCCGAGGCGTTCGTGAAGGAGACGGCCCGGGCCCTGGGGCTCGGCTGACGGGAGCCGGTGTCCGCGCCCCGGCCTCAGCCTCCGACTGCGGCTGCGACGGCGACAACGGCGAACATCAGTACGAGTACGACGGCCATGATGCGGTTTCTGGTCTTCGGGTCCACCCGTCGAGCGTAACCGCACCGCTCAGTGCCCCAGCGGCCAGGAGGCCACCACCTCGTACCGCGGCCGCTCCCCCGGCACCCCGGCGACCGGCAGATTGCTGCGCACGAGAGCGACCTCGCCGACCTCCCACGGTGTGCCCTCGAAGGGGTCCAGGGCCTCCACGTAGGGGTGCAGGTCCGTCTCGGAGCGGCTGCGGGCGAGGGTGAGGTGCGGGGTGTAGCGGCGGTGCTCGTCCATCGCGACGCCGGCGCGGCGGGCTGCCGCGTCGGCGCGCTCGGCGAGGAGCCTCAGCGTGTCGAGTTCGCCGGCGGCCCCGGCCCACAGCACATGGCCGTCGAACCGGCCGCCTCGGTGGATGCGCAGCGGGAACCGCTCGGTGCGGTGGGCGGCGCGCCCCAGCCGTTCGTGCAGGTCGGGCAGCAGCCCTTCGTCGACCACGCCGAGGAAGGCGAGCGTGAAGTGCCACGCGTCGGTGCCGGTCCAGCGCATGCCACCGGCCCCCGGAAGGGTGTGCAGCGGGGCGACGGCACGGCGGAGCTCCGCGATCGCGGAGTCGGGCGGCAGAACGGCGACGAAGAGTCTCATCCGGCTCATGGGCCGAGTGTCGCACCGTACCCCCGCGCGCCCCGGTCACCGTGCGTACCGCGTCGTACCCGTCGATCGGCCCGAGTCGCTACGGGCAGGCCCCGGCCGGTTTCCACCGACCGGGGCCTTGCCACGTCGCGTACGGGCGGTTCTCAGGCCGCCGTCGCCAGTTGCTCGCGGGGGACGAACCGCACATGCGGGTGGCCCGGCCTCAGGTCGACCTTGATCCGCAGGCCGCCGACACGGGCCAGCATGAAGCCGACGCCGAGTGCGGCGAACATCGAGAACGTGCCGCCGACCGCCATGGCGGTCCGGACACCGTACGTGTCGCTGATCCAGCCCACGATCGGGGCGCCCACCGGCGTACCCCCGGCGAAGACCATCATGTACAGGCTCATCACCCGGCCGCGCATGGCCGGGTCGGCGGCCATCTGGACGCTCGTGTTCGCGCTGATGTTGGTGGTCAGGCCGATCATGCCGATCGGGACCAGCAGGATCGCGAAGAGCCAGACGTACGGCGACATGGACGCGACGATCTCCAGGAGACCGAACACCGTTCCCGCCGCCACCAGCATCCGCAGCCGCGAGGAGCGCCGCCGGGCGGCCAGCAGTGCGCCGGCCAGCGAACCGGCCGCCATGAGGATGTTGAAGAACGAGTACATCCCCGCGCCGCCGTGGAAGATCTCGTCCGCGAAGGCGGTGAGCCAGATCGGGAAGTTGAAGCCGAACGTGCCGACGAAGCCGACCAGGACGATCGGCCAGATCAGCTCGGGGCGTCCCGAGACGTAGCGCAGCCCCTCGCGGAGCTGCCCCTTGGCACGCGGCACGACGACCGCCTTGTGCAGTTCGCTCGTGCGCATCAGCAGCAGGCCGATGAGCGGGGCGCCGAAGGACAGGCCGTTGAACATGAAGGCCCAGCCGCTGCCGACCGTGGTGATCAGGACACCCGCGACGGCGGGACCGATCAGCCGGGCCGACTGGAAGTTGGCCGAATTCAGACTGACCGCGTTCCGCAGCTGGGCGGGGCCGACCATCTCGGAGACGAAGGACTGGCGGGCCGGGTTGTCCACGACCGTGACCATGCCGAGCAGGAAGGCGATCAGGTAGACGTGCCACACCTGGACGACGCCGGAGAGGGTGAGGGCGGCGAGGGCGAGCCCACAGAGGCCGAGCGCGGCCTGGCTGAAGAGGAGGAGCTTGCGCTTCGGCAGTCGGTCGGCGATGACGCCGCCGTACAGGCCGAAGAGCAGCATGGGAAGGAACTGGAGGGCCGTGGTGATGCCGACGGCGGTGGCGGACCCGGTGAGGCTCAGGACGAGCCAGTCCTGCGTGATGCGGGACATCCAGGTACCGGTGTTGGAGATCACCGCGCCTGTGGCGAACAGGCGGTAGTTGCGGATCTTCAGCGACGAGAAGGTCCCGCCGGGCTTGCTCTCGTGGGTGGACGTCGGTGCGGGGGCGGAGTCTGCTCCGGATCCCGTACTCAAAAGGGTTCGCCTCCTCGGGCGTGGACTGCGTGCTGACTGACGGGATGCGGCCGTACGGGCTGCACGCGGACTCCGGCCCGGCGTACCCCCCGTACCGCTACAGGTGGGCGAGCTTCTCCAGCACTGGTGCGGCCTTGCGCAGCGTCTCCCACTCGTCCTCGTCCAGGCCCTCGGCGAGGGTGGCCAGCCAGGCGTTCCGCTTGGAGCGGCTCTCCTCGAGCATGGCTTCGGCCTGCTCGGTCTGGCTGACCATCTTCTGGCGACGGTCATCGGGGTGCGGTTCCAGTCTGACCAGTCCCTTGGCTTCGAGCAGCGCGACGATGCGGGTCATCGACGGAGGCTGCACATGCTCCTTGCGGGCCAGCTCACCGGGGGTGGCGGAACCGCAGCGGGCGAGCGTGCCGAGCACCGACATCTCGGTGGGGCTCAGCGACTCGTCGACGCGCTGGTGCTTGAGGCGTCGGCCCAGCAGCATCACGGCGGAACGAAGGGAGCTCACGGCGGCGGCACTCTCGCCGTCGTGGATCAGGTCAGGCATGTTCGTTAGCGTAACTCATTACCTACCCTAAATACCACTCGACTGGTACACGCGCGGGCTATCGATCACCCAAACGAGTGAGTCGGAACCGGAAAGTGACGCGAAACGACCCCAAAGGCCGTAACCCTGCTTGCCATGGGATCGACAGTGCTCAGCCTGCGGATGGACGGTGAGCTGCTCGACCGGCTCCGGCAGCACGCCGCCAGACGCGGAATGAGCGTCCAGGACTATGTCGTCAGGACGCTCATCCGCGACGATTTCGACGAGCGCTTCCAATCCGCCGTCGAGGAGACGGAAAAGTTCTACGGGGCGGACGACCGGGTGAACTGACTCGCCCGGTCGTCCGCCCCGCAGAGGGCGACGTGTGAAGGGTTACGACGTCAGGCCGAGGGCCGGCATCGCGTAGTAGAAGACGAAGACCGCCGACACCACGTACATGGCCACCGGCACCTCGCGCCAGCGACCGGCCGCCACCCGCAGCACGGAGAAGGCGATGAAGCCGATGCCGATGCCGTTGGTGATCGAGTACGTGAACGGCATCATCACCATGGCCAGGAAGGCCGGGACGGCGAGCGTGTAGTCGCTCCAGTCGATGTCCCGCACCGACCCCGCGATGATCAGGAAGCCGACCGCGAGCAGCGCCGGCGTGGCCGCCTGCGACGGAACCATGGTCGCCAGCGGCGTCAGGAACAGCGCCACCGTGAACAGCAGACCCGTCACCACGCTGGCGAAGCCGGTGCGGGCGCCCTCTCCGACGCCCGCCGTGGACTCCACGAAGCAGGTACTGGCGGAGGAGGAGCTCGCACCACCCGCGGCGACCGCGATGCCGTCCACGAACAGCACCTTGTTGATGCCGGGGAAGTTGCCGTCCTTGTCCGTCAGCTTGGCCTCGTCACCGACACCGAGGATGGTGCCCATCGCGTCGAAGAAGCAGGACAGCAGCACGGTGAAGACGAACAGGATGCCGGTGAGCGCACCGACCTTGTCGAAGCCGCCGAACAGGCTGACCTTGCCGATCAGTCCGAAGTCGGGGGTGGCGACCGGATTGCCCGGCCACTGCGGAACGGTCAGGCCCCAGGCCTCGCCCGGCAGGTCGGCGACCGTGTCGATGACCATCGCGACGACCGTCATGGCGACGATCGAGATCAGGATCGCGCCCGGCACCTTGCGGACGATCAGCGCGAGGGTGAGCAGCGCGCCGAGGATGAAGACCAGAACCGGCCAGCCGTTGAGGTGGCCGTCACTGCCGAGCTGAAGCGGCACGGTGGTGTGCGCGACGTCCGGGATGCGGGAGACGAAGCCCGAGTCGACCAGACCGATCAGCAGGATGAAGAGACCGATACCGATCGCGATGCCCTTGCGGAGCGACTTCGGTACGGCGTTCATCACGCGTTCGCGCAGCCCGGTCGCGACGAGCAGCATGACGACGATGCCGGCGAGGACGACCATGCCCATCGCGTCCGGCCAGCTCATCCGGGGGGCGAGCTGCAGGGCGACAACGGTGTTGACGCCGAGACCGGCGGCCAGCGCGATCGGCACATTGCCGATGACGCCCATCAACAGGGTGGAGAACGCCGCGGTCAGCACGGTGGCGGTGACCAGCTGGCCGCCATTGAGCTGATGCCCGTACATGTCCTTCGCGCTGCCGAGGATGATCGGGTTCAGCACGATGATGTACGCCATCGCGAAGAACGTGGCGAATCCGCCGCGGATCTCACGCGCGACCGACGACCCCCGCTCGGAGATCTTGAAGAAACGGTCCAGGCCGCCGTGCGGCTGTGGAGCTATGGGCTGCCTGGAGTCGACCGAAGCGGTGGCCGAGGGGGACATGTATGACCTCAGTCGTGCGTAGAGGGGGGAAGAGAGTGGTCAGCTTTGGACTTTTACACGAATAAATCGAGACAGCCGTAAGCAGATTCAGTATGAATACATAAGGCGAAGATCGCTATCTCCGCGCGTAGACCCTTGGGCCGACTGGCCTGACAGGCTTTACATACGGGCCGCATACACTGACGTCATGGCGAAGTGGACACCGACACACGAGGCACCCGAGCCCCTGGAGGGGCCCGTCGTCGCCACCATCACCGGCGGAACGATCCTCTGGTTCGTCCTCTTCCTCGTCCAGCTCCCGTTCTACGGCTGGTTCGACGACCACGGGCACACCTGGTGGGTGTGGACGTGTCTGGCCGGTGCCGGGCTCGGACTGATCGGCATCTGGTACGTGCGGGGACGCGACGCCGCGCTCAAGCGGGCGGCCGCCGCGAAGCCCGGAACGGCCGACGGCGGCCACTGACGCCATCGGCGCAAGCCGCTGCCTCGAGCCATCGGCGGAAACCGGGACACGGACCGGCGCGCAACCGTCACGGAACTCAGGGACGCGACCCCCGACTTCCCTGATGCCCCGGACCGCGCCCGTCCTCCTGCGGTCTGATCTTCGGATCCCCGGCGGGTGAATCGGACGTTCCGCCCGTACCGTCGGAACCATGACGCAGCGGGCAGTCGACTCCTCCGGGAAGCCAAAACCCCGCCGGCCCCGGCCGGCCCCCATCGACGCCGGTTCCGAACTCGACCCGGTACACCCGATGAAGCTGCCGGACTCGGCCGTGCGCAGCACCGGGCTGACCGCCGCCGAGGTCGCCGAGCGGATCGCCCGGGGCGAAGTCAACGACGTGCCCGTCCGCTCGTCGCGCTCCGTGGGCGAGATCGTCCGCGCCAATGTCTTCACCCGGTTCAATCTGATCATCGGCGTGCTCTGGCTGGTCATGCTGTTCGTCGCACCGTTCCAGGACAGCCTCTTCGGCTACGTGATCATCGCCAACACCGGCATCGGCATCGTCCAGGAGTGGCGGGCCAAGAAGACCCTCGACGGCCTGGCCGTCATCGGCGAGGCGAAACCCACGGTCCGGCGCGACGGGGTCGCCGCAGAGATATCCACCTCGGAGATCGTCCTCGGCGATCTGGTCGAGCTCGGCCCCGGCGACAAGGTCGTCGTGGACGGCGCGGTGGCCGAGGCCGACAACCTGGAGATCGACGAGTCGCTGCTCACCGGTGAGGCCGACCCCGTGGTGAAACAGCCCGGCGATCCGGTGATGTCCGGCAGCTTCGTCGTC from Streptomyces sp. NBC_01707 includes the following:
- the pip gene encoding prolyl aminopeptidase, which translates into the protein MDREPHAKYPPIEPYDQGMLDVGDGNLVHWEVCGNPEGKPALVVHGGPGSGCGAHTRQYFDPDRYRVVLFDQRGCGRSTPHASDPAADMRHNTTAHLIADMERLRVRLGIEKWLLYGGSWGSTLILAYAEEHPERVSEIVIPAVTTTRRSEIDWLYRGVGKIFPEAWDLFRAGVPEAAGDDGLVAAYARRMESTDAAVRAKATADWCAWEDAVLSQETYSGPPPYSGRPGRAQQALVRICSHYFSHGAWLEEGQLIRNAGRLAGIPGVLVHGRFDLGGPLITAWELAKAWPDAELTVIDGAGHLGGPATTRAVLEALDRFAAR
- a CDS encoding N-acetylmuramoyl-L-alanine amidase, with translation MRSRRRLWATAAVATTAVAGVLVFQGMTGNSDDSADSKAGPVRAEVREAALKVSADGSSATLGRRDTAPFSMLGVTWTDPAAKVSGSVEVRTRSAADGNWTSWLPLETDLDGRTETGRSGVRGATEPRWVGPSNGVEVRVTAGDKISAKLPAGLRLDTVAPGRTPGKDSGDGTALNADPAAFVAADENPADPSADPSTDPSVPGDSPTPEASDASSPAAEPTVSEPSPSTSVSQSPTVTESGTPTSGVSTSPSATLPVAPPSTVPRPPITSRAGWGADESISPEAPEYNDTVKAVFVHHTAGTNDYSCTDSAAVVRSLYAYHVQSNGWKDIGYNFVVDKCGTVFEGRKGGVDRPVLGAHTYGFNRESAGIAVIGTYTGAGAPTAALTSVARVAAWKLGQYKVDPAGTTMLTAGADGNNYAGTKFVSGTQYSFKTISGHRDGYNTECPGTKLYGQLPTIRSNAAGPVTGLIVKSVTGAGLSGTTYYTKSAITVGWTATTPNALISKYELLVDGKSVATAGSTATSAKATLGAGTHKIQVRATHQSGKTATSAAATVIADQTAPTFTTKPNLALRTGTVNTTAVPLTLKWKAADAASLKEVRLTAPVAKTYGPTTTSASHTAKSGVATAWSMTAYDLAGNTAAASVSGTPVILQETSATKTGTWTSKSSSSYLGGKSYSSSSKGASLTWTFTGRSAAWVVSRASTSGQAYVYVDGTKVATVDLKSSTTKYRDALWTKSWSTSAKHTVKIVVVATSGRPTITTDGLVYLK
- a CDS encoding aldo/keto reductase — encoded protein: MKYTQLGRTGLEVSRLVLGTMNFGPQTNEADSHAIMDAALDAGVNFFDTANVYGWGENKGRTEEILGTWFAKGGERRDKVVLATKVYGNMAAEGDAWPNHHKLSALNIRRAVDASLKRLQTDHIDLYQFHHIDRATPVEEIWQAIDVLIQQGKILYAGSSNFAGWKIAQTNETAKRLGSYGLVSEQCLYNLAERRAEMEVIPAAQEYGLGVIPWSPLHGGLLGGVIRKEREGGGARSTSGRSADALADSTVRAQIQAYEDLLEKHGLEPGEVGLAWLLTRPGVTGPISGPRTREQLDSAVRAVDLELSDEVLAGLDEIFPGTGPSPEAFAW
- a CDS encoding PadR family transcriptional regulator codes for the protein MYDARGEDAQVLELAILGFLYEQPLHGYELKRRVAHLTGHVRPIADGTLYPAIKRLERAGWLGRRTEPGSRAAPRHTLTLTDEGREELRRRLREADDVDISDENRWFTVLAFLRHLRAPAEQADVLRRRLTFLQEPSSFFYDYGSGGERPLGLEAFHDPFRRGVLTIARAASEAELSWLTTTLEDLETR
- a CDS encoding alpha/beta fold hydrolase, whose protein sequence is MQNAQVTAGGARIRWVEIPGSDGRTRVYLHGLGASSGPYFTASAVHPLLADSRSLLMDMLGFGISDRPTDFDYTLEAHADAIAVALRAADAYATDVVAHSMGGSVAIVLAARHPELVARLVLIDANLDPVAPDRQRPGSSGIAAYTEEEFLGQGMAEVRDRVGPHWWSTMRLSGPEALYRSAVHLARGTTPTMREQLLELKIPRTYLRPEGDGPLPDEDGLVEGGVRVVPVPGCEHNIMLDNPEAFVKETARALGLG
- the thpR gene encoding RNA 2',3'-cyclic phosphodiesterase, which codes for MRLFVAVLPPDSAIAELRRAVAPLHTLPGAGGMRWTGTDAWHFTLAFLGVVDEGLLPDLHERLGRAAHRTERFPLRIHRGGRFDGHVLWAGAAGELDTLRLLAERADAAARRAGVAMDEHRRYTPHLTLARSRSETDLHPYVEALDPFEGTPWEVGEVALVRSNLPVAGVPGERPRYEVVASWPLGH
- a CDS encoding MFS transporter; translated protein: MSTGSGADSAPAPTSTHESKPGGTFSSLKIRNYRLFATGAVISNTGTWMSRITQDWLVLSLTGSATAVGITTALQFLPMLLFGLYGGVIADRLPKRKLLLFSQAALGLCGLALAALTLSGVVQVWHVYLIAFLLGMVTVVDNPARQSFVSEMVGPAQLRNAVSLNSANFQSARLIGPAVAGVLITTVGSGWAFMFNGLSFGAPLIGLLLMRTSELHKAVVVPRAKGQLREGLRYVSGRPELIWPIVLVGFVGTFGFNFPIWLTAFADEIFHGGAGMYSFFNILMAAGSLAGALLAARRRSSRLRMLVAAGTVFGLLEIVASMSPYVWLFAILLVPIGMIGLTTNISANTSVQMAADPAMRGRVMSLYMMVFAGGTPVGAPIVGWISDTYGVRTAMAVGGTFSMFAALGVGFMLARVGGLRIKVDLRPGHPHVRFVPREQLATAA
- a CDS encoding MarR family winged helix-turn-helix transcriptional regulator, coding for MPDLIHDGESAAAVSSLRSAVMLLGRRLKHQRVDESLSPTEMSVLGTLARCGSATPGELARKEHVQPPSMTRIVALLEAKGLVRLEPHPDDRRQKMVSQTEQAEAMLEESRSKRNAWLATLAEGLDEDEWETLRKAAPVLEKLAHL
- a CDS encoding NCS2 family permease codes for the protein MSPSATASVDSRQPIAPQPHGGLDRFFKISERGSSVAREIRGGFATFFAMAYIIVLNPIILGSAKDMYGHQLNGGQLVTATVLTAAFSTLLMGVIGNVPIALAAGLGVNTVVALQLAPRMSWPDAMGMVVLAGIVVMLLVATGLRERVMNAVPKSLRKGIAIGIGLFILLIGLVDSGFVSRIPDVAHTTVPLQLGSDGHLNGWPVLVFILGALLTLALIVRKVPGAILISIVAMTVVAMVIDTVADLPGEAWGLTVPQWPGNPVATPDFGLIGKVSLFGGFDKVGALTGILFVFTVLLSCFFDAMGTILGVGDEAKLTDKDGNFPGINKVLFVDGIAVAAGGASSSSASTCFVESTAGVGEGARTGFASVVTGLLFTVALFLTPLATMVPSQAATPALLAVGFLIIAGSVRDIDWSDYTLAVPAFLAMVMMPFTYSITNGIGIGFIAFSVLRVAAGRWREVPVAMYVVSAVFVFYYAMPALGLTS
- a CDS encoding DUF2530 domain-containing protein, whose translation is MAKWTPTHEAPEPLEGPVVATITGGTILWFVLFLVQLPFYGWFDDHGHTWWVWTCLAGAGLGLIGIWYVRGRDAALKRAAAAKPGTADGGH